In a genomic window of Polycladomyces abyssicola:
- a CDS encoding GntR family transcriptional regulator, with product MELFLSNPKPLKVQAYTVLKEAIIRGILKDNEMITERVALERFGISRTPFREAVQTLEAEGWVYNIPYKGAFISPITIKDIHDVFELRFMLEIGVVRKIQQTINRKNLDQLQAITAAMNTDPSQMSDVDFMLLDKDFHQVLFELTDNERLISVFKQTSDLIRRIGMRVLHRESRREEVVREHRRIIEGLQNGTAEQEMEQHLNKQKQSFIELYQGEK from the coding sequence GTGGAGCTATTTCTATCAAATCCGAAGCCGCTCAAAGTACAAGCGTATACAGTTTTAAAAGAAGCGATTATACGCGGGATATTGAAGGATAACGAGATGATCACAGAGCGAGTGGCCTTAGAGAGGTTCGGCATCAGCCGCACTCCCTTCCGTGAAGCTGTTCAAACGCTTGAAGCAGAAGGATGGGTCTATAACATCCCCTATAAAGGGGCCTTTATCTCTCCGATTACCATCAAGGATATCCATGATGTATTTGAATTGCGTTTTATGTTGGAAATCGGCGTAGTCCGTAAAATTCAGCAAACGATCAACCGGAAAAACTTGGATCAATTGCAAGCGATCACGGCAGCGATGAATACAGATCCGTCGCAAATGAGCGATGTTGATTTCATGCTATTGGACAAAGATTTTCACCAAGTGTTGTTCGAACTTACGGATAACGAACGGTTGATCTCCGTCTTTAAACAAACGTCCGACCTGATTCGCCGGATTGGCATGCGGGTTTTACACCGAGAGTCAAGGCGCGAAGAAGTTGTTCGTGAACATCGGAGAATTATAGAAGGACTCCAAAACGGAACGGCAGAGCAAGAAATGGAGCAACATTTAAATAAACAGAAACAATCCTTTATTGAATTGTATCAAGGTGAAAAATAA
- a CDS encoding FAD-binding oxidoreductase, translated as MSKSDLTKTDISRLIEQLGTDKVKIFPGKGSEYGSASDWVVFAESEQEAVKVIRWAGESQVSILPEGQGALAGYGNPVCKEAVTLSLAKLNQVTEHSVGDLTVTVQAGTLLSHLQAVLKEKGQMLPLDPGWPEIRTAGGIVAAALTGPKRLKYGTPRDWVIGLRVILADGQVIRTGGKVVKNVAGYDMNKLFVGSFGTLGVITECTFKLRPLPPEETVIILEHSDVNALLRLSRRILDSSLEPSAIEIVNSSVLSTLLPGDHATFGLMIGFEDETKAVDKEQDQVVKWAKEEGIRVRETLRNDWAAALWQFFGELMPHAKGSESSAAKIAVKISTLPDQAAAAVQMIHYLAEELGIDAMIHGGTGTGITLAVLQPKQDQWAIAKELIQKVRQRIEEQLGYVVILHAPSFFKELIPVWGKTPAGLFLMRKIKAQLDPEGRFNPGRWVGGI; from the coding sequence GTGAGTAAAAGCGATTTAACCAAAACGGACATAAGCCGGTTGATCGAACAGTTGGGGACAGACAAAGTGAAAATCTTTCCGGGTAAGGGTTCTGAATACGGTTCAGCCAGTGATTGGGTCGTGTTTGCCGAATCGGAGCAAGAGGCGGTCAAAGTGATCCGATGGGCCGGCGAATCTCAAGTGTCAATTTTGCCCGAAGGCCAGGGGGCACTCGCAGGTTACGGTAATCCTGTTTGTAAAGAGGCAGTCACCTTATCTTTGGCCAAATTAAATCAGGTTACAGAACATTCGGTTGGCGACTTAACGGTTACAGTGCAAGCGGGCACGCTACTCAGTCATTTACAAGCGGTATTGAAGGAAAAAGGCCAGATGCTGCCGCTTGATCCGGGTTGGCCGGAGATAAGAACGGCAGGGGGGATCGTGGCTGCGGCCCTGACAGGACCAAAACGGTTAAAGTACGGAACTCCGCGCGATTGGGTTATCGGTCTCAGGGTGATTTTGGCCGATGGCCAGGTAATTCGTACCGGCGGCAAAGTCGTCAAAAACGTCGCCGGATACGATATGAATAAATTGTTCGTCGGTTCGTTCGGGACCTTGGGGGTCATTACGGAGTGCACATTTAAATTGCGCCCCCTTCCTCCTGAGGAAACGGTGATCATTTTGGAACATTCGGATGTGAACGCCCTGTTGCGGCTCAGCCGTCGCATATTGGATTCTTCATTGGAACCGTCGGCGATAGAGATTGTTAATTCCTCGGTGTTATCAACCCTTTTGCCAGGTGATCATGCGACGTTCGGATTGATGATCGGCTTTGAAGACGAAACCAAAGCTGTGGACAAAGAACAAGATCAAGTTGTGAAATGGGCAAAGGAAGAAGGAATAAGGGTTCGGGAGACTCTTCGAAACGATTGGGCGGCAGCGTTATGGCAGTTCTTTGGTGAGCTTATGCCCCACGCCAAAGGTTCGGAAAGTTCGGCTGCGAAAATCGCTGTGAAGATAAGTACCCTTCCCGATCAAGCGGCCGCTGCTGTTCAAATGATTCACTATCTGGCGGAAGAGCTGGGGATTGATGCGATGATTCACGGGGGAACGGGCACGGGAATTACGCTTGCCGTGTTGCAGCCGAAACAGGATCAGTGGGCAATCGCAAAAGAACTTATCCAAAAAGTCAGGCAACGTATAGAAGAGCAGCTTGGTTATGTGGTCATCCTACATGCCCCTTCCTTTTTTAAAGAGCTCATTCCCGTTTGGGGAAAAACACCAGCCGGACTGTTTCTCATGCGGAAGATCAAAGCCCAATTAGATCCGGAAGGGCGATTTAATCCGGGAAGATGGGTAGGAGGGATATAA
- a CDS encoding FAD-linked oxidase C-terminal domain-containing protein, whose amino-acid sequence MIAALKRCVGNDAVLYRHEDLLAYECDAYTLKKVVPRAVVFPGSTEETAEVVRLLSKRGIPFIPRGAGTGLSGGATPTGGEVIISLARMNRLLEIDLLNRRAVVQPGYINLHLTEAVADRGYYYAPDPSSQQACTIGGNVGENAGGAHCLKYGVTTNHVLGLTMVLPDGQIVQLGGLPDEPGYDLVGLVVGSEGTMGIVTEITVRLEKKPEGVRTVLAMFDEVSEASEAVSDIIAAGILPAALEMMDNLAIEAVEKGTFPVGYPRDLGAVLLIEVDGIAEALDEQIERIVEVCRKHGVREVRPASSEEERKSWWNNRKTAFGAVGTISPDYLVQDGVIPRSRLPEVLSRIEKISHEKGVRIANVFHAGDGNLHPLIMFDARIPGEEERAVQAGSEILQVCVEVGGSITGEHGVGLEKRDEMRYLFSEKEIAVQTAIREVFNPRNLCNPGKIFPSPARCAEMKKRPKGIDTEEALDVLY is encoded by the coding sequence CTGATTGCCGCACTGAAGCGCTGTGTCGGGAACGACGCGGTCCTTTACCGCCATGAAGATCTACTGGCCTATGAATGTGATGCATATACCCTGAAAAAGGTGGTTCCGCGTGCGGTCGTTTTTCCCGGTAGTACAGAAGAGACAGCCGAGGTTGTTCGCTTGCTCTCGAAACGGGGAATTCCTTTTATCCCGCGCGGGGCCGGAACCGGCTTGAGCGGAGGAGCCACTCCTACGGGAGGGGAAGTAATCATCAGTTTGGCGAGGATGAATCGCCTTTTGGAAATCGACCTTCTGAATAGACGGGCTGTGGTGCAACCGGGATATATCAATCTGCATTTAACTGAGGCCGTCGCCGATCGCGGTTACTATTATGCACCGGATCCCTCGAGTCAGCAGGCATGTACGATCGGAGGAAATGTCGGTGAAAATGCGGGTGGAGCTCATTGTCTCAAATATGGTGTCACCACAAACCATGTACTTGGTTTGACGATGGTTTTACCCGACGGGCAAATCGTTCAACTCGGCGGACTTCCGGATGAGCCAGGCTATGATTTGGTCGGATTGGTGGTCGGATCGGAAGGGACGATGGGCATTGTGACGGAAATCACGGTCCGGCTTGAGAAAAAACCGGAAGGGGTTCGCACCGTTCTCGCGATGTTTGATGAAGTGAGCGAGGCGAGTGAAGCGGTTTCCGACATTATCGCAGCGGGGATATTACCGGCGGCTTTGGAGATGATGGACAATCTGGCGATTGAAGCAGTGGAAAAAGGAACATTCCCGGTAGGGTATCCGCGTGATCTTGGCGCTGTTTTATTGATTGAAGTAGACGGTATTGCCGAGGCATTGGATGAACAGATTGAACGCATTGTGGAAGTGTGCCGTAAACACGGAGTGCGGGAAGTGCGACCTGCCTCCTCGGAGGAAGAAAGAAAAAGTTGGTGGAATAACCGTAAAACCGCTTTTGGCGCAGTCGGAACAATCTCGCCGGATTATCTTGTTCAAGATGGCGTGATTCCCCGCAGCCGCTTGCCGGAAGTTCTGTCCCGGATCGAAAAAATCAGCCACGAAAAGGGGGTACGCATTGCCAATGTGTTTCACGCCGGAGATGGAAACCTGCATCCCCTGATCATGTTTGATGCACGAATCCCCGGTGAAGAAGAGCGGGCCGTACAAGCGGGATCGGAGATATTGCAAGTGTGTGTCGAGGTTGGTGGCAGTATCACCGGAGAACATGGTGTTGGTTTGGAAAAGAGAGACGAAATGCGGTATTTGTTTTCTGAGAAGGAGATTGCCGTCCAAACCGCGATACGGGAGGTATTCAATCCGAGGAATTTATGTAATCCAGGCAAAATATTCCCTTCCCCGGCCCGTTGTGCCGAGATGAAGAAGCGGCCCAAAGGAATCGATACCGAAGAAGCTTTGGACGTTCTTTATTGA
- the aceB gene encoding malate synthase A has protein sequence MNTRINLKGVEVTAPILPEFEEILTNEALDFVAGLARKFSATRDALLQKRVERQQAIDSGKLPDFLPETASIRQGDWKIAPVPEDLQDRRVEITGPAGNRKMVINALNSGARVFMADFEDANSPTWENTVGGQVNLRKAIRREIDFTSPEGKKYALKEKIATLVVRPRGWHLDEKHVRVDGKPVSAGLFDFGLYFFHNARTLLENGSGPYFYLPKLESHLEARLWNDVFVYAQDALGIPQGTIKATVLIETILAAFEMEEILYELRNHSAGLNCGRWDYIFSYLKVLRNQPDVILPDRQQVTMTVPMMRAYTLLAIKTCHKRGAHAIGGMAAQIPIKNDPEANREALRKVKEDKEREVLDGHDGTWVAHPGLVPVAKAVFDERMPNPNQLDRLREDVEVTAEDLLRAPEGTITEAGLRTNIRVGLQYIEEWLRGNGAVAIDHLMEDAATAEISRAQVWQWIRHPKGILEDGRKITFSLFEQVLEEELAKIKERLGESRFTDSKYPEARELLIHLTKSDRFIDFLTLPGYDRIA, from the coding sequence ATGAATACGAGAATTAATCTAAAGGGAGTCGAAGTGACTGCGCCGATTCTTCCGGAGTTTGAAGAGATTTTGACGAATGAGGCACTTGATTTTGTTGCGGGATTGGCCCGTAAATTCTCCGCTACCCGTGACGCTTTATTGCAAAAGCGTGTAGAGCGGCAGCAAGCCATCGATTCGGGAAAATTGCCGGATTTCTTGCCCGAAACGGCTTCCATTCGGCAGGGTGACTGGAAAATCGCTCCCGTTCCTGAAGATCTGCAAGATCGGCGGGTGGAAATCACCGGGCCTGCCGGCAACCGCAAAATGGTGATCAATGCTCTTAACTCGGGAGCACGTGTGTTTATGGCCGATTTTGAGGATGCAAATTCTCCGACATGGGAGAATACGGTGGGTGGACAAGTAAACTTAAGAAAAGCGATCAGGCGGGAGATCGATTTTACTTCCCCGGAAGGGAAAAAGTATGCTTTGAAGGAGAAAATCGCCACCCTTGTCGTTCGCCCGCGCGGTTGGCATTTGGATGAAAAACACGTCAGGGTAGACGGGAAACCGGTTTCGGCCGGGTTGTTCGATTTCGGATTGTACTTTTTCCACAATGCCCGTACCTTACTGGAGAATGGTTCGGGGCCTTATTTTTACCTTCCGAAATTAGAAAGTCACTTGGAAGCACGACTGTGGAATGATGTATTTGTTTATGCGCAGGATGCCTTGGGCATTCCACAAGGAACGATCAAAGCGACAGTGTTGATCGAAACGATTCTAGCGGCGTTTGAAATGGAAGAAATCCTGTATGAACTCCGGAATCACTCTGCCGGCTTAAACTGCGGCCGCTGGGATTATATTTTCAGTTATTTGAAAGTATTGCGCAATCAACCTGATGTGATCCTCCCAGACCGGCAACAGGTGACCATGACCGTGCCGATGATGAGGGCTTACACCTTGTTAGCGATTAAAACCTGCCACAAACGCGGTGCCCATGCCATCGGCGGGATGGCGGCACAAATTCCGATCAAAAATGATCCGGAGGCAAACAGAGAAGCCCTGAGAAAGGTAAAAGAGGATAAAGAGCGGGAAGTGCTGGACGGACATGACGGGACATGGGTTGCGCATCCCGGGTTGGTCCCGGTGGCCAAAGCCGTATTTGACGAAAGGATGCCAAATCCCAACCAATTGGATCGGTTGCGGGAAGATGTTGAGGTTACGGCGGAGGATTTATTGCGCGCACCGGAAGGAACCATTACCGAAGCGGGTCTGAGAACAAATATCCGCGTTGGACTGCAGTATATTGAAGAGTGGTTGCGTGGAAACGGAGCAGTGGCGATTGACCACTTGATGGAGGATGCAGCGACGGCGGAAATTTCCAGGGCCCAGGTTTGGCAATGGATTCGTCATCCCAAAGGAATACTCGAGGACGGGCGTAAGATCACCTTTTCGTTATTTGAACAAGTCTTGGAAGAAGAGCTAGCGAAAATCAAGGAACGCCTCGGCGAAAGTCGCTTTACTGATTCAAAGTATCCTGAAGCGCGTGAACTGTTGATTCACTTAACCAAAAGCGACCGTTTTATCGATTTTCTTACCTTGCCGGGATATGATCGCATCGCATAG
- a CDS encoding lactate permease LctP family transporter produces MWNQIYNPLAGSIWLSTLAAVLPILYFFWALAFRRTKGHIAGLITVVLAFLISVLVYNMPVKMSILSFVYGGAVGLFPIGWIIVTAVFLYKITVKTGKFDIIRASVTNLTDDHRLQALLIAFCFGAFLEGCAGFGTPVVITAALLAGLGFRPLYAAGICLIANTAPVAFGAIGIPITVAGTISGLDPFKISQMVGRQLPLLSIFVPFWLVFVMCGWKKTREVMPAIFVTGGTFAIVQYLSSNFLGPELPDILSSLITLLILSFFLRIWKPKQTFRFDSVTNKTKATETEIAAATEVYSTGQILLAWSPFLLLTGLIVLWSIPAVKNFLNQWTYKWSVPVLHQTVLKMPPIVTKPTPYEAVFTFDWLAAVGTAILIASFFSMFLVGMRFKTWLYTFGETLVELRYPLLTIFSVLGLAYIFNYSGMSATLGLALAKTGVLFPFFAPVLGWLGVFLSGSDTSSNALFGNLQKITANQIGIDPVLTVAANSSGGVTGKMISPQSIAVATASTGLVGKESDLFRFTIKHSLFLVLIICAITLLQAYVLKWMIP; encoded by the coding sequence ATGTGGAATCAAATTTATAACCCGTTGGCCGGAAGTATTTGGCTGTCGACATTAGCAGCAGTTTTACCGATTCTTTACTTTTTTTGGGCGCTCGCATTCCGGCGAACCAAAGGGCACATCGCTGGCCTGATTACCGTTGTCTTGGCTTTTCTCATTTCGGTGTTGGTATACAATATGCCTGTAAAAATGTCGATCCTCTCTTTTGTTTATGGTGGAGCAGTTGGATTATTTCCCATCGGATGGATTATTGTTACCGCAGTTTTTTTATATAAAATAACGGTCAAAACAGGGAAATTTGACATTATTCGCGCATCGGTCACCAACCTGACCGACGACCATCGCCTGCAAGCCCTCTTGATCGCCTTTTGTTTTGGCGCTTTTTTGGAAGGTTGCGCCGGCTTTGGCACTCCTGTTGTGATTACGGCCGCTCTTTTGGCCGGGTTAGGTTTCCGTCCCTTATATGCCGCTGGAATATGCCTCATTGCCAATACAGCTCCTGTCGCTTTCGGAGCCATCGGGATTCCGATCACTGTGGCTGGCACTATCTCCGGTTTAGACCCGTTTAAAATCAGCCAAATGGTTGGGCGTCAATTACCGCTTTTATCGATATTTGTTCCGTTCTGGCTCGTGTTCGTCATGTGCGGGTGGAAAAAGACACGGGAGGTTATGCCGGCCATTTTCGTGACTGGCGGTACATTCGCCATTGTCCAATATCTTTCTTCCAACTTTCTCGGCCCGGAACTGCCGGATATCCTCTCTTCTTTGATCACCCTGCTCATTTTGTCTTTCTTTTTGCGCATATGGAAACCAAAACAAACATTCCGCTTTGATTCCGTAACAAATAAAACAAAAGCCACTGAAACGGAAATAGCGGCTGCAACAGAAGTATATTCAACCGGACAAATTTTACTCGCTTGGTCCCCTTTTCTTTTACTGACCGGCTTGATCGTATTGTGGAGCATTCCCGCGGTGAAGAACTTCCTTAATCAATGGACATACAAATGGAGCGTACCCGTCCTTCATCAAACGGTGCTAAAAATGCCCCCGATCGTAACCAAACCGACCCCGTATGAAGCTGTATTCACCTTTGATTGGTTGGCTGCTGTCGGGACTGCCATCTTAATCGCTTCCTTTTTCAGCATGTTTCTGGTCGGCATGCGGTTTAAGACATGGCTTTATACTTTTGGGGAAACCTTGGTGGAACTGCGTTATCCTCTTCTTACAATTTTCTCTGTGTTGGGATTGGCTTATATCTTTAATTACTCGGGTATGAGCGCTACCCTGGGGCTTGCTCTAGCCAAAACCGGTGTCTTATTTCCCTTTTTCGCACCGGTCCTCGGGTGGCTGGGTGTTTTCCTCAGCGGAAGCGACACCTCATCCAATGCCTTGTTCGGAAATTTGCAAAAGATCACCGCAAATCAGATTGGAATCGATCCGGTACTCACAGTTGCCGCTAACTCCTCCGGCGGTGTAACCGGGAAAATGATCTCTCCCCAGTCAATCGCCGTTGCAACAGCTTCGACCGGATTGGTCGGTAAAGAGAGCGATTTATTCCGGTTTACGATCAAACACAGCCTTTTTCTCGTGTTGATCATCTGTGCGATCACTCTATTACAAGCCTATGTTTTGAAATGGATGATCCCTTAG
- a CDS encoding DUF441 domain-containing protein — translation MKPDLLLVALILIGLVGRSSIIATAASLLLILKLTHLERYFGAVERRGMELGLLFLTIAVLVPFASGRINLREIVAVFTTWPGVFALLGGALATYMNGKGLDLLKVDPQLIIGLVIGSIFGILFLRGIPVGPLMAAGITAFLLKVFQLLGKG, via the coding sequence ATGAAACCGGACCTGTTGTTGGTGGCATTGATTCTCATCGGATTGGTAGGCCGATCTTCCATCATTGCAACAGCGGCCAGTCTGTTGCTCATCCTGAAGCTCACGCATCTGGAACGATATTTCGGTGCGGTGGAAAGGCGTGGGATGGAACTGGGTCTGCTGTTTTTAACCATTGCAGTACTGGTCCCTTTTGCCTCCGGCAGGATCAATCTGCGTGAAATCGTTGCGGTTTTTACCACTTGGCCCGGAGTGTTTGCACTCTTGGGAGGTGCGTTGGCCACTTATATGAATGGCAAAGGTCTTGATTTGCTGAAGGTCGACCCCCAACTGATCATTGGATTGGTGATTGGCTCGATCTTCGGCATCCTGTTTTTACGAGGAATTCCCGTTGGCCCGCTGATGGCCGCCGGGATCACGGCCTTTTTGCTCAAGGTGTTTCAATTGTTGGGTAAGGGGTGA
- a CDS encoding 2-phosphosulfolactate phosphatase, translated as MMHISVCPHVDELQTDRLQNKTVIVIDVFRAMSCIVTAFAHGATHVVPHTTVNEAKQSAKRDGLLLGGERYGKRLEGSDLGNSPRNYASPLVNRRGIALTTTNGTRTLIKASKGAHILVGCFLNALACVERACSLQRDLVFLCSGTRGTFSLEDGTAAGLMIDLIMKKVPHAVSDDLGQSMQACYWGCRDRLEEFLSLSQSGQRLLRMGAREDLRACLEVNRYSIVPVWEQGRIISI; from the coding sequence ATGATGCATATCTCCGTTTGTCCCCATGTGGATGAATTGCAAACCGACCGGTTGCAAAATAAAACCGTTATCGTGATCGACGTGTTCCGGGCGATGAGCTGCATTGTTACCGCATTTGCCCACGGTGCCACCCATGTTGTTCCGCATACAACCGTCAATGAAGCCAAGCAATCCGCCAAACGGGACGGTCTGTTGCTGGGCGGTGAACGATACGGCAAACGTTTGGAAGGATCCGATCTGGGCAATTCTCCCCGTAATTACGCGTCTCCCCTCGTAAACCGACGGGGAATCGCGCTCACAACCACCAATGGGACACGGACCTTGATCAAAGCGTCCAAAGGCGCTCACATTTTGGTCGGCTGCTTTCTCAACGCGCTCGCTTGTGTGGAACGGGCCTGTTCTCTTCAGCGAGATCTGGTATTTCTCTGCTCCGGTACACGTGGCACATTTTCCTTGGAAGACGGGACGGCCGCGGGACTCATGATCGACCTCATCATGAAAAAGGTTCCCCATGCTGTCTCTGACGATCTGGGCCAATCCATGCAGGCCTGCTATTGGGGATGCCGCGACCGGTTGGAAGAATTCCTCTCGTTGAGTCAGTCCGGTCAACGATTACTGCGCATGGGTGCTCGGGAAGATTTACGTGCCTGTCTGGAAGTGAACCGCTATTCGATTGTGCCTGTGTGGGAACAAGGTCGGATTATTTCCATTTAA
- a CDS encoding phosphosulfolactate synthase, translating into MKSLPAMCWPQKMIDPSGIRQSKPRTAGCTMILDKGLGLSAFRDLVSTAGDYIDWIKLGFGTPALTPIPILREKLAIAQSREVILYPGGTMFEVAHAQDQVERYFSALVELGFTYMEISDGTVELSRKKRDHYIRAALSNGLNVITEIGKKADGSYTPIPLLTETYHRDRESGAAFVIVEGRESGKNVGIYNEKGEADMEYLFTVHEQIGSRFLIWEAPQKSQQVQLLQALGPDIHLGNVSPQESLAVEALRRGLRSDTFAIGLRMERHE; encoded by the coding sequence ATGAAATCGTTGCCGGCGATGTGTTGGCCTCAGAAAATGATTGATCCGTCCGGCATCCGTCAATCTAAGCCGCGAACGGCCGGATGCACGATGATACTTGACAAAGGTTTGGGATTGTCCGCTTTTCGTGATCTGGTGTCGACAGCTGGTGACTATATCGACTGGATCAAACTGGGTTTCGGCACGCCAGCACTGACCCCTATTCCGATTTTGAGAGAAAAACTGGCCATCGCGCAATCACGAGAGGTGATCTTGTATCCGGGTGGGACGATGTTCGAGGTGGCCCATGCCCAGGATCAGGTGGAACGTTACTTTTCCGCTTTGGTCGAACTGGGGTTCACTTATATGGAAATTTCTGATGGCACCGTGGAGCTATCTCGTAAGAAGCGGGATCATTACATTCGTGCAGCCTTGAGCAACGGATTAAACGTCATCACGGAAATCGGCAAAAAAGCGGACGGTTCGTACACCCCCATCCCACTGCTGACGGAAACTTATCACCGAGATCGTGAGTCGGGAGCCGCCTTCGTCATCGTCGAGGGACGTGAATCGGGGAAAAATGTCGGGATTTATAATGAAAAAGGGGAAGCCGATATGGAATACCTGTTCACCGTTCATGAACAAATCGGCTCTCGCTTTCTGATCTGGGAAGCACCGCAAAAATCCCAGCAGGTACAATTGCTCCAAGCGCTGGGCCCCGACATACACCTGGGCAACGTATCCCCACAGGAATCGCTCGCGGTGGAAGCACTTCGACGCGGCCTTCGCTCGGACACGTTTGCAATCGGATTACGCATGGAGCGGCACGAATGA
- a CDS encoding MFS transporter, giving the protein MTVSSPKQKEDASRHHSWRDIAVLSSVPLLMVLGNSMIIPALPSIRESLGITSLQVSLLITLFSVPAGIIIPLAGILSDRFGRKKIIAISLLLYGAGGIVAGLSAFGSYTLMLIGRIIQGIGAAGTAPITMALVSDLYKGNERSQVLGMIEAANGLGKVISPILGSLIALISWSALFFTFPALVVPAVIALWWIIQEPKREGNVPPLSQYKDHVIKTFRRQGKWLSVAFLSGAVTLFILFGVLFYLSDLLEKRYGIDGVIKGLILAIPLSAMSITSYWCGNHIDQNVKRMKHFIITGMFTVSVVMALVPFITNTYLLLGVLFVGGIGSGLVLPCLNTLITSAVNAAERGIITSLYNGVRFLGVAMGPPIFGALADSKWWLFGGSSALTAITGILAAFVIHRPKRLRGTDGQSRLLIRKKRLQQV; this is encoded by the coding sequence ATGACGGTTTCTTCCCCCAAGCAAAAAGAGGACGCCTCTCGTCACCACTCATGGCGGGACATCGCTGTCTTGAGTTCGGTTCCACTTTTGATGGTATTGGGGAATTCCATGATCATTCCCGCTTTACCGTCGATTCGTGAATCACTGGGGATAACGTCGCTGCAAGTCAGTTTGCTGATCACTTTGTTTTCTGTTCCCGCAGGCATCATCATTCCGTTGGCCGGTATATTGTCCGACCGGTTCGGCCGAAAAAAAATCATCGCCATCAGTTTGCTGCTCTATGGTGCGGGTGGGATAGTAGCCGGGTTGTCTGCATTCGGTTCGTATACCTTGATGTTGATCGGTCGCATCATCCAAGGGATCGGGGCTGCAGGGACCGCACCGATCACCATGGCCTTGGTGAGTGACCTATATAAAGGCAATGAACGCAGTCAGGTCCTCGGGATGATCGAAGCGGCAAACGGTTTGGGCAAAGTGATCAGCCCGATACTCGGATCGTTGATCGCCCTGATTTCGTGGTCGGCCCTTTTCTTCACCTTCCCGGCATTGGTCGTTCCTGCTGTCATCGCATTGTGGTGGATCATTCAGGAGCCTAAGCGTGAAGGAAATGTTCCTCCCTTGTCACAGTACAAAGATCATGTGATCAAAACGTTCCGTCGACAAGGGAAATGGTTGTCGGTTGCTTTTTTGTCCGGCGCCGTCACGCTGTTCATCCTCTTCGGCGTATTGTTCTACCTGTCCGATTTGCTGGAAAAACGATACGGGATCGACGGTGTGATCAAAGGATTGATCCTGGCCATTCCACTTTCGGCCATGAGCATCACCTCCTATTGGTGCGGCAACCATATCGATCAAAACGTCAAACGGATGAAGCATTTCATTATCACCGGCATGTTTACCGTATCAGTTGTCATGGCACTGGTGCCCTTCATCACCAACACATACCTTCTGTTAGGGGTTCTGTTTGTCGGCGGAATCGGTTCAGGATTGGTTCTGCCTTGTTTGAATACGTTGATCACGTCTGCGGTCAATGCAGCGGAACGGGGAATCATCACATCACTGTATAACGGTGTCCGTTTTTTAGGTGTAGCGATGGGCCCACCGATTTTTGGAGCCTTGGCCGACAGCAAATGGTGGTTATTCGGCGGCTCTTCTGCCCTCACCGCCATCACGGGGATCTTAGCTGCCTTCGTGATTCATCGACCAAAACGACTGCGGGGAACGGACGGCCAGTCACGTCTGCTGATACGCAAAAAACGGCTTCAGCAGGTATAA
- a CDS encoding CD1247 N-terminal domain-containing protein translates to MDTMHHDLRKDIAFIQGMMEGSGQIDQRMEGKVLSRLLTLVDDLIEEVHQSNLRLSELEEYVEAVDEDLNELELLVYDDEEDEDENAGFFEMECPKCGEQVLIDDDIFDDDDTYEVLCPECHTVLLVNDDEPDRDTEETETVQTTHS, encoded by the coding sequence ATGGATACCATGCATCATGATTTGCGCAAGGATATCGCGTTTATTCAAGGCATGATGGAAGGATCGGGTCAAATCGATCAGCGCATGGAGGGGAAAGTACTCTCCCGGCTGTTAACGTTGGTCGATGATTTGATCGAAGAAGTGCATCAATCGAATCTGCGGTTGAGCGAATTGGAAGAGTACGTGGAAGCGGTGGATGAAGACCTGAACGAATTGGAGTTGTTGGTATACGACGACGAGGAAGATGAAGATGAGAACGCCGGATTTTTTGAGATGGAGTGTCCCAAGTGCGGGGAGCAAGTGTTGATCGATGATGACATTTTCGACGATGATGACACATATGAAGTACTTTGTCCCGAATGCCATACGGTATTGCTCGTCAATGATGATGAGCCTGATCGAGACACGGAGGAAACGGAAACGGTACAAACGACACATTCCTGA